DNA sequence from the Pseudoalteromonas galatheae genome:
TTTGCATCAACAGCCTGTCTAGCAAACTCAACAGACTTCGTTGAACTAGGCTACGGAAAAATCACGCTTGATGGCGTTGATGAATTCAAGCCTACGGGTATCGCAGTTACGGTCAACAAGGCTTTTGACGGCTTTTATCTTCAAGGTACTTATGCGGCATTAAGTGATGACTTTAATGATACTTTAATCGAAAGCGATTATTACGCAAATATAGAGGCAAGGGTTAAAGTTGAGACTGATTTAAATTATCTTACCCTTTTAGTTGGTCATCAATTTGATGTAACAGATGCAGGTTTTGTTGATGTATATGGTGGTTATTCTAGATATAAATTAGAACTAGATTATTCAGGCATCACAAATATTACATCTAACGATGGTTACCGTTATCAAGAAAGCTTCTCTGATAAAGATAGTGACACGAGTGATCATTACCATATCGAAGCTGCCTACGAGCATTCGTTTGGAGATCTGAATGCGCGCGTTGGTCTCGGTGTTGAGCGCATTCAAGACGATGAAAGCGAAACTAACTTTGTATACTTAGCCAAGCTTAGTTACCAATTTACCGACAGCATCTCAGCCAATATCAGCTATAGAAATGTAGACGAATACGATAATTTTGGTGTGAACTTAAGATATAGCTTTTAAGCGAGCGAGATACAGTCGCTAACCGGCGGCTGTATCTATACATCTTTTATGTTACCTTTGCGCGACATTCGACAAGTGTTTTAAAGTGTCAGATGAACGGAAAACGTTATTTTCAATTTCCCACTCATAGAACGTAAACGTAAATTTTCCAACGTTAGTTAACCCATACTTCTCATAAAATAGGTTTGCTTGATTCTCTACCCAAGTATAGAGCCAAAAACAAGGGCCGAGTTTTATAGAAGCATA
Encoded proteins:
- a CDS encoding porin family protein, coding for MNSTLKQVALVSALFASTACLANSTDFVELGYGKITLDGVDEFKPTGIAVTVNKAFDGFYLQGTYAALSDDFNDTLIESDYYANIEARVKVETDLNYLTLLVGHQFDVTDAGFVDVYGGYSRYKLELDYSGITNITSNDGYRYQESFSDKDSDTSDHYHIEAAYEHSFGDLNARVGLGVERIQDDESETNFVYLAKLSYQFTDSISANISYRNVDEYDNFGVNLRYSF